The genomic region GCTGGCTCAAACGAATCTGTAATAATGAAAGACCATCGATTTTAGGACTTCAAGAAACCAAATGCGGGCAATCTAGTGAAAACACTATTGAATCTTTCTGGGGAAATTCCGACTTTAAATTCGTCCAAAAGGATTCGGTTGGTGCATCCGGTGGTATCCTAACTATTTGGGATACCAACGTCTTTTCTTTTAAATACGCTATCGAGGGGGAATTTTTCCTTGCAATCTGTGGATCATGGGCGGGTTATGACTCAGATATTTCTCTCATTAACGTATATGGCCCTCACTCCAGTCCTAAAAAGCGAAGATTTTGGACCGAACTTACATCTCTCACCAACTCCCTCACCATCCCCCAAATTATTTTTGGTGATTTTAACGAAGTCCGAAACATATCTGAACGTATGAACACAGAATATAACCAACATTGGGCAGATAATTTCAATAATTTCATTAATAACGCGGGTTTAATTGATCTCCCTTTGGGGGGAAAAAGATTTACAAGAATATGTGAGAAAACAATGAAATTTAGTAAATTAGATCGTTTTCTTGTCTCCGATAGCATATTCACACTTTGGCCTAACACATCTTCCAAAACCCTCGATCGCGATCTCTCTGACCATTGTCCCATCGTCCTTAGAAACAACCCATTTGACTCTGGCCCTAAACCTATACGTGTATTCGACACATGGCTAAACCTTAATGATGCCGACACCGTCATAGAACGTGCTTGGTCGATTCCTCTTTCTGGTAATAGACCTGATTGCATCTTCCGTAATAAACTAAAAAATGTCAAATTTGAACTTAAAAAACATAGCATACAACTTGACAACATTGATTCACAAATTCGCGAACATCAAACCGAATGTAATAACTGGGAACACATTGCGGAAACCAGACCACTACTCGAATCGGAAAAACaaaaatggattgaagaaaaaaaGCAATACCTTgataaagaaaaaaagaaaactaatatgcttaaacaaaaatcaCGAATTAAATGGACACTCGAGGGTGATGAAAACTCAAAATACTTCCACAACTGCATTAAGCGCCGAACATGTAAAAATAACATCCATGGTCTATCAATAAACGGTACATGGTCCGAAGATCCTACCATTATAAAACAGGAAACATTCTCATACTTTAACAACCTCTTTAAATCTAAACACCTTCGTGATGAATGCCCTTTCGATAACGATCCACACCTCGACTATATCACCTCTTTAGACAATCAAATATTAGAATCTAAATTCAGCGAAAAAGAAATATGGGAAGCTATTTCTAATTGTGATAGTTCAAAGGCACCTGGTCCTGACGGTTTTAATATGAAATTCTTTAAAAAACACTGGGAACTGATCAAAAACGACCTCATAAAATCTCTAGATTGGTTCTGGGATAATTCGGAAATATCCAAAGGATGCAACGCCTCTTTCTTCACCTTAATCCCGAAAAAACCTAATCCTATCGGTCTGCACGAATATCGTCCAATATGCCTAATAAGTAGCTACTATAAAATCCTCACGAAAATTCTCTCCAACCGTCTAGCCAAAGTCATTCATAAAGTCATAGGCTCCGAACAAACCGCCTTCCTCAAGGGCCGCAATATCTTAGATAGCGTACTAATTGCTAACGAAATAATCGatgaattaaaacgtaaaaaacaaaaaGGCCTAATTTTCAAAGTTGATTTCGAAAAGGCATTTGATTGCATCGAATGGGATTTTCTCTTCAATACCATGCATTTCATGGGCTTTGGCCCTAAATGGATTAGCTTCATTCGTGCATGCCTCTCATCTTCATCCATCTCCATACTAATCAACGGCTCCCCCACAAGAGAATTCACCCCTGAACGGGGAATTCGACAAGGTGATCCCATATCGCCGTTTCTTTTTATCATCGTCGCCGAAGGTCTTAATATCCTCGTCAAAAGAGCACTTTCCAATGGTCATCTGCAAGGCTTAAAAATCGGCCATGACAACCTTGTCATCAcacatctccaatatgcggatgatacgataTTCTTTGGTGAGTGGAATAAAAGAAATGCCAAAAATATTTCTAAACTCTTAAAGTGCTTCGAAAACATTTCAGGACTCAAAGTCAATTTTCGCAAAAGTAAACTTTATGGTATTGGAACATCCATCACTGAAACCGAACTAATGGCTAGCTACATAAATTGCTCCGCGGGTTCTACCCCGTTCTCTTATCTCGGCCTCCCTATTGGTGTACCGACATCCCACGCATCTTCTTGGCAACCAATTGTCGAAAAATTCGACAAGAGACTCTCAGATTGGGCTGCCAAATCCATCTCCTTCGGGGGTCGCCTTACGATCATCAAATCCATCCTTAGTAGTATTCCACTATACTACTTCTCACTATTCTATGCACCTACCGATATCCTTAAGATACTTGAATCTAAAAGACGTAAATTTTTCTGGGGAGGTTCTTCAAATGATAACAAAATTAATTGGATTAAATGGGATCAGATTATCTTACCATACGAAAATGGGGGTTTGAATGTGGGGTCTCTTTTTGCTAAAAACATATCACTTctttgtaaatggtggtggaggttcaaaaatgAACATAATGCTCTATGggtaaaaattataaaaagtatttatgggGCGGGAGGGGGGTTGGATACTAATGTTTTATGCAGGAATATTTCAGGTCGCACCATTTGGAAGGAGATTATCAAGGCCGGAAAAGCTGCGGACAAGTTAGGAACTCACTTCACAACATCAATTTCAAAGCGCATCGGTAATGGCACCTCGATTAGTTTCTGGCACGATATATGGATCGGATCCGATAACCTCAAATCTCTCTTCCATAGACTTTACATGTTGGAATCTCAAAAAGAAGCATCTGTTGCCGACAGAATATCGTATGATAATTCCAAGTCTATTGGAATCTGGGATTGGTCCCGTCCACCTAGCGGCCGGGCATTGGATGATCTGACGGAACTCAACAATTTAATATCATCCGTGTGTATCACAGATCGCCCCGATGCATGGAAATTCACCCTCGACGCCTCTGGCATATTCACTACATCATCATTATCAAATCTGATCAATGCACTCAAATACGGTATCCATTCTCGAAACATTGATATACCTCGCAACAAATTCGTCCCACAAAAAGTCTTCATTTTTACTTGGAGGGTCATACAGCTAAAGATACCTGCTAGAAGTGAACTAGATAAAAAAGGAATTGATCTACACACCATCCTATGTCCCTTATGCGAACATCATATCGAATCCATTGAACACGCGCTGATCACTTGCCCTAAGGTTTCCTCAATCTGGACACAAATACTTGACTGGTGGAATCAAAATAACTATTCAATTTCCGACATAAACGGGGCCATCATCTCCGATCAAGGTTTCCCACAAAACGCCTTTGGATCATCTTTATGGCTTGCCACCAAATGGATAGCATGCTATATTATATGGAAACATAGAAACTTAAAAGTCTTTTCAAATAAAATGTGGAACCCTGCTATGATCATCTCCGAAATTCAATCGCAAAGCTATAGCTGGATCTCAACCCGAACACGGAAGAAAAATCCTATTGAATGGCACCAATGGCTCTTAAACCCTTCGTTTTACTCGGTTCCATCTCCAAATCGCGTGGGAATTGGCTAATTCGAATCCCCAGAAATCGGGTAGTGCCGGAGTTTTTTTCTTTAGCTTATGTGGGTAGATTAAATGGGTTGGTGTTTTGTCAACTTTGTCGCCGCTTGATCGGTACGGTTGCATCCTCCTTCCCCGCTTGTCTCTATCAAGTTCGTTCCCTCATTTTGCTAAGAAGGCTTCGATGCTCCCGATTCCTACTTCAATTGTTTATATTCCAATATGTCCATTCGCTCCGTTATTGTTCATACATTGTATAGGTTGAATGTAGGGCCTTGTAACGATACAttctataagttataataatactttttgcttttcaaaaaaaaaaaaaaaaaaaaataagttagtATAAGACAAATTAGGGACACTTCTTCAAACATTTGATTCGCGGCGTATAGATAACATCATTCATATTGAATTCCCCCTTGTAGGAGTGACAAGTAGCATTCAAATTAAACAAATGATTAAGGTGATACCGAGTACTTTATAAGGAATGTAATCTATGTGATTGCTGAAAATTGAAATTTTTTGTGCTGAAAATAATTTTTTTTGGTCATTGAGTTTATAATGTTGATATATTAATCGAAAAAAATCTATAAAATCTAGGAAAATCTTATCTGGAATCACAATTCAGATAAGGATCGAGTCAGAAAGTCGCAATAATTTGCGAATGACGATGTGGACCTTGCGTGGCCAGACATTCGCAATTCGCAAACTCATTCGCAATTCTCAAAATGACTTGCGAATTATGAGGTTGTTGTGACAACTTATTTTTTCGGGTGAATTATTATAGAATGTTTTGAAACATATAGTTTTagttaatatatttttaatattattgtgcTTAAAACATCAAATTAAGTTTACCAAACAATAAATTGAACATTAGCTAGACAAACATTAATTTATACTATCAGTCCATATTTAACAATCCATCTGTTTTAAGTGGGATGTGAGTATTGATGTGGATGTTTGGGTAATTTATGAAAACCTTAATTATTGCCTTAACCTTTTGCACTTTTGTAATTGGGCTTCATGTCCATTGATGCTCAATCTGCCAGCTGTCCAAAACCAACACAGTCAAAAGTCAGAACACCAGTTGAGTTGAGTTAGGTTACCAAGAAGCTGCGCAACTACATGAAAGATTTACGCGTTTACCGTCGTAACAAACCGATTTATCAAAAATCTAAATTTTTAAATCAATTTATCAATTTCCGATTCAATCACCAAAACAAAAATCACACCCAACTTGGGTGTGACCCATGCATACAAGTCACCTTTGGGTAACACTGTTCAGTATAAAACTATAAACCCAATTTACACGCACTGACacaccacaaaacacacacataacaGTCGGTGGTGCTACTTCTTGCATCGAACATCTTACTCTCACCCACGTTCTGATTTATTGTAATCTATAATTTACACCCATTAAAAAAGATTAAATCTTTGCCATGACCCAATCACTATTTTCTTGATTTCATTACATTACTTATTGGGGTTTACAATAACCACATAAAAATCTAACCTTTTTTGTTTTTTACTTCAAATAATTAATGGGTCAAGAAGGAGCTCAAAAAAGATGGTACTTCAACACTACCTACTTCCACCGCCGCCAATGGTGGTGTCCGGAGCAGCCGGTCACTCCTGCGCGGCGGCAGCGGCAACCGTCAGATCCATAAAACACTCAACAATATCAAGATCACAATTCTATGTGGGTTAGTTACTATTCTTGTCCTACGTGGCACTATTGGTTTTGGTTCACTTTCTTATGAAAATGATTTAGAAACCCAAGCTATGATTGAAGAAACGAATCGGATCATAGCTGAGATCCGATCCGATTCGGATCCGGATGATCCTGAAGATGGTCAAAGTCAAACCACAATTAATCTTAATGATACTTACTCAATTGGTGCAAAGATCTCAAATTGGGATGAAGAAAGAAATTTGTGGCTTAGTAGAAATCAAGATTTCCCAAATATTGTTAATGGTAAAGCTAGAATCTTGCTTGTTACTGGGTCACCACCAAACCCTTGTGATAATGCTATTGGTGATCATTATTTATTGAAGTCAATTAAGAATAAAATTGATTATTGTAGAATTCATGGTATTGAAATTGTGTATAATATGGCTCATTTAGATAAAGAATTAGCAGGTTATTGGGCGAAATTGCCTTTAATTCGCAGGTTAATGTTATCGCATCCTGAAGTCGAATGGATTTGGTGGATGGATAGTGATGCATTGTTTACTGATATGGTATTCGAGTTGCCATTATCGAAATACAAGAATCATAATATGGTTATTCATGGGTACCCTGATTTGTTATTCAATGAAAAATCTTGGATTGCTTTAAATACCGGTAGTTTTTTGTTTCGAAATTGTCAATGGTCGTTGGATTTGCTCGATGTTTGGGCGCCAATGGGGCCAAAAGGGCCGGTTCGTGAAGAAGCAGGGAAGATTTTGACGGCTAATTTAAAAGGGCGGCCTGCATTCGAAGCGGATGATCAATCGGCTTTGATATATTTGTTAATTACGAAAAGCGAGTGGATGGAAAAGGTTTTTGTTGAAAATCAGTATTTTCTACACGGGTATTGGGTTGGGTTGGTTGATAGATATGAAGAAATGATGGAGAAATATCATCCGGGTTTGGGCGATGAAAGATGGCCTTTTGTGACCCATTTTGTTGGTTGTAAGCCTTGTGGAAGTTATGGTGATTACCCTGTTCAAAGGTGTTTGAGTAGCATGGAACGAGCGTTTAATTTTGCGGATAATCAAGTTTTGAAGTTGTATGGGTTTAGACATAGGGGACTTTTAAGCCCTAAGATTAAGAGGATTAGAAATGAGACTGTGAATCCATTGCAGTTTGTAGATCAGTTTGATATTCGGCATTCGGCTAAGTGACTACTACCAACTGAACcatcagatgatgatgatgatcagtaGTTAATGTGGGGTTTTTATTTTTGAACAAGTTATAGGTTTAATTTATTTTTGATTATTATTACCACTGTATTTGATTTGGTTCAAAGCAATGTAGAATTCTTTTGTTGAAAGTTACTATGAAATTTTTGGGATAGTTGGAGTAATCCAATTAAATCCATCAGTGAACTTATAATCATATGCAATTTTGTTGGTATATCTTTCATTTTTGGATGTTACAAGGTTATATTAATGATGTTTGGATGTTTTAATGATGTACCAAATGATTTTTGGATGTTAAACATCAGTGGATCTAATAGAGGATAATGCTTGCTGAAATTTTATGATCTTTTTTGGCAACCATAATAAAGGAGTTGTTAAAGATGATAACTGTACTAGGTCATAAAGAAGGAACGGTTTAAAAAGGTAAGGGTGTTTCGTTTGGTTTGCAGGATAATGGTTACGACTTAGACTTTGGCGAAGCTGTACAAAACTTGTTTTGTGAGAAGCCATGTTGACTACCAAAGTTGCGAGGGAAATGTTGGTTTGTTCGAAGGTCTAACAAGGCGGGGGTTGATTCCTCCTCCACTAGGCACCTTCGTCGGTGATGGTTTGTCAAATGTGTTGACGTATTCTTTTAATCCGGTCATTATCAAAAAGGTTGTTGGCTCGGGTTCTACATACGATTCCAAATCTTGCAAAGGTAAATCGGCGTTCAAATAATTCGGCGTCGGATGGTGGTTCGGTTGGTTTGTTTGTTGGAttcgttttgttttgttttgtttcttTTGTCTCGATGTTGTCTCGATGTATTGGTTGGTTTTAAATAGTTAGCGTTTCGGCTCAAGCTTGGTTTGTTTAGTTTTGTTTCCTGTGATTGTTAGGTTTTGGTTTGATGTCTTGAGCTAGCTGCTTATTGTTTGTATCTTTTTTAGTTCTTTCCTTTTTTCAAGAAAATGACTCATTTATATAGTATTCGTTTTTCAGAACAAAAATCAATTCAACTGTATCAtataaatatactaaaagttatgAACTTGATACTTTTCACGATGAAAACCCCCAACTTCGGGGGTTTTCGGTAATTtgacattttttttattttgaattttTTTCACTACTTCTTTTTCACTTCCTTTTCATTCGATTATTTTTTAAACGTCCAATTAACCGACCGCTAACCAATCAAAACCACCAACCGTTAACCGATCAAAATCACCCGCAACGAAGGGCAAGATTATTTTCCTCGTTACAACTAAAGACAAAGAAACTAGTGAACTGTCCTAACAGTACTTATTGTTAATACTATTGGGCTACTTCCTGTATTACCAACTCATTTTAGAGTAGAGCAACATATGAATTTATTTGTTGGAACACGTTATTGGGCTAAGTTATCGTCCTAACTATAACCACTGCAGCCCAAAAACGGTTGATGATCTTTGTGTGCAGCTAGTGTTGGCCATAGTATTAAATCCTATTCATTATGCTACatatggtagtaatgatgtttgtTCTTGCTTTCCAATCATACACTCCTTAAGAGTTCAACACGTTCAATTTAAGTATATAAAACGCTTAAGTTTTGGGATTGATCGTAGTCAAGGACTCAGGGTTCAGGTTTTAAGGAATACATAAAACCTTTGACCAACCAAGTCCATGAAAGTTAAGACCAGTTGCCCACCTACAAACTTATACAGCCAGATATACACTTGAAACATTTtagtgatacataaatgaataccAGTAAACAAAAGTGCAACAACAAACACTCTCTCATTCTAAAATTAACAAAACGTGCCTAAATCTGCAATTTATCTCactttttgttacaacaaaatacaATAACAGTTCACCTGCTCCGAAATTCCTAATGTCTACACCTCTACCTCCTACTATTATTTACAACAAATTTTGCAATCAGTTTCTTGTCAAAAAATCTAAGGTAACCAACTTCTAATATTACAAAGAGAATAATCAAATATCAATGATATAGCTAAACTAAGGGGTTAGAGATGTATATACACGGTTAATGACTATACTCTACATTGTTAGTATAACGCCAGCTCTGGGTCCATTATTTCAAAGACCGAACCCCAATCTGATTTATCACCTTAAGTACAAATTAAGGTCAAATCAGTTTAACACATATTTGGATGAACTTTTAAACACTGAAACCGCATCTTCACCTGTGTATGTATTTACATTCAAGCCATTTGTTAGCGCTTTGCGGTGTGCTTGCAGTCACGGTTTTTTCGGTTCACTTAACTTGTAGCTGTGGCTAGCATCGGGATTGCTTGCATTGACCCGACAATTTGACTTGATCATATGACAACGGGTTCCGTTCAGCCTATTTCTCACCTTTCTTTGTCAAGTTTATACCCTTTGCTTTCTCCATTTCAAGctctttttgagctttctttttttcTAGTTCTGCCTGTTTAGAATTCTCTTCATGAGCTTTTCGAAAGAGCCTCACAAAGTTTAACAGAGTCTGAGTCACTGCATAACCATATAGCCAAAATCAAAATATGGCCCATTTAATGGAAGGGTTATAATTGCCCAAATGTGCATACACAAACAAGAAACAACTGAATttgaaagagaaaaaaaataagatGTTACGTGAGTGTGTTCTTGATATTTACCTTGTTCGAAAGGGCAACGAGCAGGGTCTTCCCCAAAATATAGGGCTAATGCATCAGCATTTCTACCCTGCAATACAAACAAGTAAAATATTTTTAAAGAAACGAAAgacaaccaaaaagcaaactttggATGATAATGTAAATACTGAGCATCAATTAAAAGGTTTCTTACCACCACAGAATATAAATTTGTTACAGACATGACTTCTGACTCTGCGAAACCGATGAACTCGTTCAACGTCTAAAAAGAAGAGACCAATAATAAATCATCTGAATCGAATATTTAAGAAAgtaaaaatgaaaaaaatggagTAAAATATTTACTTACCTTGTGAAAAACTTCAGATACAGGGCCATCATTTTCAGAAGCAGTTAGTTCCTGCTTAACCTTTTCCAGTCCTTTAATAATGGCTTGCATCTCTTCTGCTAAAGATTTCAATTGTATCTGCAAAAAAAAGGTGTtaaatttatctttttttttttccaACCATTTTATGTACCAAAAAAAAATGGTGACTTGGTTCCCGATTTAGTAGAGGATTGTGAACCGAACCTTGGTTGCAGGCTCTAGGCTAACAAGATCCACGTGAAAATCTAAAAGGGCTGGCGACTTATTGGCAAGAACCTGTAAATACAGTGATCGTTTACTTGACTTTTCTCAAAAAGCAAAGCTTATAAACATCAATAAACTGTTATAAAAGTTGGCCGAATCAGCCGACGTATCGGTTTTGGGGACTAGCCCGTCCCAACTTGCCCAAAAACGCCTTAGAAGTCGGTCAACGCTAAAAAGTCAGGTCAAAGTCAGTGAAAGTCGGGCAGAGTCACGTCTGAGTCGGTCAAAGTTAGGTCAAAAGTTATATATTTTTTTAGAATTAGATTTTGTGCCAtatctatgtttgaaatatttatgttttgTGTAAGATATATTAATGTGTAATATATAtacaaaaagtcaactttggtcaacgacCAACTCGTCCCCGACTCGCAACTTTAACAACCTTGCAGCAATAGTAACAAAAAAGGGACTTGTACCTTGCAGAGATAATGCATTAAAGTCATTTTGCTGTTTGAAGCCCGTGTGTCGGTGAGTTTCAGTAGACTGTCCAACTTAAACCCCACAGCAGAACCTGCATATATTATGTATAGATTGAACTTGTACTTTACTAACCGTTTAAAATGTATGCCAAAAGTTTTAAACTTTTCTAATAATTCAACAACTAAACAGGAAGTGAGGAAGTGAGGAAGTGACATACTTTAAGGTTGAGAAAAGTGCACAAATGACGTATTATAGAGAAAGCATGCAAATTTGTTTACAAAAATTGAGCATAAGAACTATGAATCATCATTAGATATTCAAAAATTATATTTGTACCTCTAGCGGTTCCTTGATTTAAAGTGTTCCCTAAATACAAGATTCTCTTCATAATTTCCTTCAACTTGACAGACGTTCGGACCTATTACCAGCAAAAAAAAAGATGGGATAAGGTAATAGAATAATTAACTAAAGAATCGAAACAGCATTAAGTTGTATATTATAGTACCTCGTCACATGCCGAGTTTACGGTGTTTAAACTTTTCTTAAACTCTGTAAGCTGAAAAGATTGTCAAAATgagataaataaatataaatataaacaaaataGACGAAAGAAATGACATTAAAATGTGAGTAGAACACTTGAATCTAAATGTTAAATCTTACCTGAGTGTTGAATTGAATTTTGAAGAGAAAACACCGTAACTTCGATTCTACACGTGGCACCTTCATGAGCTCCAGGAAAAACTGGGAGATATATTCAAACAAATACAAGATATATGTCACATAAATATTAAAATATAGCAAATAAAAAGTCCCATAATTTTATAAAATACTTAACAAGGCGGGGTAAAAGATAAAATAATGTCTACCTGTTCACACTTGCCTAACATCTCCTTGTCACCTGTATAATTCTGAACAGTTGCAACGCAGAGCATTAATACAAGGTTTTTTTTAAAGCTTAATTTATTTAAAATTGTTGATTGCATTAAACTGCATCTTTCTGACCCAACAAAAAACAAATACAGATGTAGTAAGTATAGTTTTACCTTGAGAAGCTCCATCTCTTCTTTAGTAGGACAGAACTTGATAAGATTTTCTACTTGATCTGCATCTAAGATCGATTCATCCATAGCTAAAGCTGCAGCCTGTACATGTCAAATTGAATTGCTTTTATTCAACTTAATTGAATGACAATGacaataaacataataatatttgAGGAATTGAACTGATAGGAACGGCATAATGTTGCAAGAAAATAATAAATTAATTCAAAACCAGTCAAGATGTTATGTTACCATCATGTCAGGAAGAGGCATCTTAACCTTAGTGAGCATGATTTCAGTGTTGTTGGCCCTCCTTAGATCAACCTAATAAACAAATTTGCAATACCAAAAAGGTAATGTCAATATAAAATATAAACAAAAGGATATTCTTCAACTTTGGTAATGTATGCCAATTATCTGGTAGAAATAATAGAAATTTCAAGGATAATATTCATAGATTGCAGGCTAATTTAAGTTGCATTACCAAGTGGATTTTCtcagtttttgaaccggtagacttgCGTCGCCCTCCTGCTTTAGAAGTATCTTTCTTTGGGACAATGGCAGAAAAGAGTGTTTCAAGTTCTGACACATCAAAATCTGGTGCACTGCAATTCAGTAATAATGTAAtaatattatacattatacatACATTATATAAAGAAAAAGGCAAACAAAAGAAAGGAATTAATTACATACatattgtatataaaaatatatatgcaaaATGCTGAAGAAAGTGTAATACCTTTGGGGTTCTCCAGGTCTTTGTAATTCTTCCCACAAGCTTCCTTGCAATGCTCGTGTAACTTTGCTCCAATGAAGCGGCTTTAAATTGGCTCTTCGGGGTGCTGGTGCTGCAGCGGGACGCACCAGTCCTCGACCCCGAGGTGGAGGAGGCCCAAAACTTGGAGGTCCAGGTGCACGAGGTCCCCCTGGAGGTGGTGGTGGGCCAACACCTGGAGGTCTTGGTGGTCCAGGTGGTGGTGGAGGTCCGGGTGCACGCACACCAgttggaggtggtggtggtggtggtccgGGTGCACGAGGTCCGGGCGGAGGTGGCGGGGGTGGTCCAGGAGGTCGGCCACCAGGTGGAGGTGGCGGTGGTGGAGGTGATGGTCCGGGTGCT from Rutidosis leptorrhynchoides isolate AG116_Rl617_1_P2 chromosome 9, CSIRO_AGI_Rlap_v1, whole genome shotgun sequence harbors:
- the LOC139866335 gene encoding LOW QUALITY PROTEIN: probable xyloglucan 6-xylosyltransferase 3 (The sequence of the model RefSeq protein was modified relative to this genomic sequence to represent the inferred CDS: inserted 2 bases in 1 codon), translated to MGQEGAQKRXGTSTLPTSTAANGGVRSSRSLLRGGSGNRQIHKTLNNIKITILCGLVTILVLRGTIGFGSLSYENDLETQAMIEETNRIIAEIRSDSDPDDPEDGQSQTTINLNDTYSIGAKISNWDEERNLWLSRNQDFPNIVNGKARILLVTGSPPNPCDNAIGDHYLLKSIKNKIDYCRIHGIEIVYNMAHLDKELAGYWAKLPLIRRLMLSHPEVEWIWWMDSDALFTDMVFELPLSKYKNHNMVIHGYPDLLFNEKSWIALNTGSFLFRNCQWSLDLLDVWAPMGPKGPVREEAGKILTANLKGRPAFEADDQSALIYLLITKSEWMEKVFVENQYFLHGYWVGLVDRYEEMMEKYHPGLGDERWPFVTHFVGCKPCGSYGDYPVQRCLSSMERAFNFADNQVLKLYGFRHRGLLSPKIKRIRNETVNPLQFVDQFDIRHSAK